In Kitasatospora sp. NBC_00240, the following are encoded in one genomic region:
- the thpR gene encoding RNA 2',3'-cyclic phosphodiesterase, with amino-acid sequence MDVPSEPSTLRVFVALAPPDDAKDELAHVLQLAYARYPQLRWNRIEDWHITLAFLGELPSTAVPLLRSVLAVRAASQPTLRLGLRGGGHFDERLLWSGIDGDLEGLHGLAADVRELVRSCGIAFRDRPLRPHLTLARARRDDPISVPQAAAALAGFVGRPWRTEHLHLVGSNIGRGPGPIRYRDIEAWRLGAGVRARGSGASPEP; translated from the coding sequence GTGGACGTTCCCTCCGAGCCCTCGACGCTGCGCGTCTTCGTGGCGTTGGCTCCGCCCGACGATGCCAAGGACGAGCTGGCCCATGTCCTGCAGCTCGCGTACGCCAGGTACCCGCAGCTGCGGTGGAACCGGATCGAGGACTGGCACATCACCCTGGCCTTCCTCGGTGAACTTCCCTCCACGGCAGTACCGTTGCTGCGGTCCGTACTGGCCGTCCGGGCCGCGTCGCAGCCCACCCTCCGGCTTGGCCTGCGTGGGGGCGGTCACTTCGACGAGCGACTGCTGTGGAGCGGGATCGACGGCGACCTGGAGGGGCTTCATGGGCTGGCCGCCGACGTCCGGGAGCTGGTCAGGTCCTGCGGGATCGCGTTCAGGGACCGTCCGCTGCGCCCTCATCTGACGCTGGCGCGGGCCCGTCGCGATGATCCCATCAGTGTGCCGCAGGCCGCGGCCGCTCTCGCCGGCTTCGTGGGCCGACCGTGGCGCACCGAGCATCTCCATCTGGTCGGCAGCAACATCGGCCGTGGCCCCGGGCCGATCCGCTACCGGGACATCGAGGCGTGGCGACTGGGCGCGGGCGTCCGGGCCCGGGGCAGCGGCGCTTCCCCTGAGCCGTAG
- a CDS encoding PH domain-containing protein: MALFGNAHKVDPAAAQQEFAKLFGNGEQVHAAYQLIRDTFMFTDRRLILIDKQGITGKKTEYHSIPYKSITHFAVETAGSFDLDAELKIWVSGNPLPIQKTFTKGVDIYEVQAVLTQYVAVK; the protein is encoded by the coding sequence GTGGCACTGTTCGGCAACGCGCACAAGGTGGACCCGGCGGCGGCTCAGCAGGAGTTCGCCAAGCTGTTCGGAAACGGCGAGCAGGTGCACGCGGCGTACCAGCTGATCCGCGACACGTTCATGTTCACCGACCGCCGGCTGATCCTGATCGACAAGCAGGGCATAACCGGCAAGAAGACCGAGTACCACTCGATCCCCTACAAGAGCATCACGCACTTCGCGGTCGAGACGGCCGGCAGCTTCGACCTCGACGCCGAGCTGAAGATCTGGGTGTCCGGCAATCCGTTGCCGATCCAGAAGACCTTCACCAAGGGCGTCGACATCTACGAGGTGCAGGCGGTTCTGACCCAGTACGTGGCCGTGAAGTAG
- a CDS encoding dihydrofolate reductase family protein — translation MGLIHIELFTTLDLVAQAPGGPDEDPTGFPFGGWQVPMLDDFVGAQIGAAYEGTDALLLGRRTYDIFAAYWPRQTDGEIATLFNSIPKYVASRGKPDLSWAGSTQLGPDLAGAVREIRERHEHVKVVGSLNLVQTLLRERLFDRLSLLVHPIVLGVGKKVFDGGAVPSNLTLLESPVASPKGAVYLRYGLAEGTPGTGDMAARDRGVGRAD, via the coding sequence ATGGGCCTCATCCACATCGAGCTGTTCACGACCCTCGACCTCGTCGCGCAGGCGCCCGGCGGGCCGGACGAGGACCCGACGGGGTTCCCCTTCGGGGGTTGGCAGGTGCCGATGCTGGACGATTTCGTCGGGGCGCAGATCGGCGCAGCGTACGAGGGCACCGATGCCCTCCTGCTCGGGCGGCGGACGTACGACATCTTCGCTGCCTACTGGCCGCGCCAGACGGACGGCGAGATCGCCACGTTGTTCAACAGCATTCCGAAGTACGTGGCCTCCCGTGGCAAGCCTGACCTGTCGTGGGCCGGGTCCACACAGCTCGGCCCGGATCTGGCCGGCGCGGTGCGCGAGATCCGCGAGCGGCACGAGCATGTGAAAGTCGTCGGGAGTCTGAATCTGGTGCAGACGCTGCTGCGGGAGAGGCTCTTCGACCGCCTCAGCCTCCTGGTGCACCCGATCGTGCTCGGCGTCGGGAAGAAGGTGTTCGACGGTGGCGCGGTGCCTTCGAACCTCACCCTCCTGGAGTCGCCGGTGGCCAGCCCCAAGGGGGCCGTGTACCTGCGGTACGGGCTGGCGGAGGGCACGCCCGGGACCGGGGACATGGCCGCACGCGATCGGGGTGTCGGACGCGCCGACTGA